A portion of the Gossypium arboreum isolate Shixiya-1 chromosome 8, ASM2569848v2, whole genome shotgun sequence genome contains these proteins:
- the LOC128296636 gene encoding uncharacterized protein LOC128296636, with protein sequence MAPYEALYGRRCYTPTCWTELGEQQILGLELIADTEDKVKLIRGRLKEAFDRQKSYADLKRKDIEHSVGDYVFLKVSPWKKIMRRYCSDPSHVVPVEEIDVRLDLTIEEKPMQILEHDVKVLRKKSVSLVKVLWHNHGAEEATWEPEEAMRLYGYLWSLITTRSLMAWWREVCFGFRKDWGSDPMSCRRRHFAAWGWQEFMANSNSSVWEFELVFGCWEKIMEG encoded by the exons atggcaccgtatgaagcgtTATATGGTCGTAGATGTTACACTCCTActtgttggactgaactgggtGAGCAACAAATTCTGGGGCTGGAGCTAATCGCTGATACAGAAGACAAGGTAAAGTTGATTCGAGGTCGGTTGAAAGAAGCGTTTGATAGGCAGAAGTcctatgcagacttgaaacgtaaagacattgaGCACTCTGTAGGGGATTATGTTTTCCTTAAGGTATCGCCGTGGAAgaaaattatgag GCGGTACTGTTCTGATCCCTCACACGTCGTGCCAGTCGAAGAAATTGATGTTAGGCTCGATTTAACTATTGAGGAGAAACCAATGCAGATCTTGGAGCATGATGTTAAGGTATTGAGAAAGAAATCTGTTTCACTGGTCAAGGTGCTTTGGCACAATCACGGCGCAgaggaggccacatgggaaccagAAGAGGCGATGCG GCTTTATGGATATTTGTGGTCGCTTATTACCACAAGAAGCCTTATGGCTTGGTGGCGTGAGGTGTGCTTTGGCTTCAGGAAGGACTGGGGTTCGGATCCTATGAGCTGCAGAAGACGTCATTTTGCTGCATGGGGGTGGCAAGAGTTTATGGCGAATTCAAATTCTTCCGTGTGGGAATTTGAATTGGTCTTTGGTTGTTGGGAGAAGATtatggagggataa